The Pseudomonadota bacterium genome includes a region encoding these proteins:
- a CDS encoding PD-(D/E)XK nuclease family protein — protein sequence MERGELTRKGDNDIDEALYNAGGIMTEFNDLKHSPIANISLASKELFHSNFLAWVFNTYPTTINAVLSSAGLDKSLSGETVEVTREERNLDLVARIGRRRLLVIENKLKSLPYKEQLDRYETIAKKIEPSRDSREFILLTLTPDDCDRSQLPSGYWRCIDYGTLSTALLEQMPRDASPYHVATVKDYVTFVRCLLHVASDESRHTWNSAGSSLKGGTDAEWLRLHKLNDLFGKRQGQKVAAKVHEALARRFGSQVEWQRPPRHLEASKISVYSGFSNSQPLVGIFCALGEHAWPDNDIPVGIGFQVQGEQFRSYIEWPRPGHLAQKPNEGSRPSKTAAIAWDLFCDERCPVSFWPPGRESGPEDESIDERSKKRRHKTQCRFGVQFQYRYRPLSEIAGTDVTLDNLAKALIEHAESLLKDLEQIESLLQDHQARYEK from the coding sequence TTGGAGCGGGGCGAACTCACACGCAAAGGCGACAACGATATTGATGAGGCGCTCTACAACGCTGGGGGGATCATGACTGAATTCAACGACCTGAAACACTCACCCATCGCCAACATTTCGCTGGCGTCCAAGGAGCTGTTTCACAGCAATTTTCTTGCCTGGGTGTTCAACACCTACCCGACGACGATCAATGCCGTTCTATCCAGCGCAGGGCTTGACAAGAGTCTGAGTGGCGAAACCGTCGAAGTCACACGCGAGGAAAGGAACCTCGACCTTGTCGCGCGGATTGGACGCAGGCGCCTCCTGGTCATCGAGAACAAACTCAAGTCGCTCCCGTACAAAGAACAGCTGGATCGTTACGAGACAATCGCCAAGAAAATCGAACCGAGCCGGGACTCTCGGGAATTCATTCTTCTGACCCTGACACCCGACGACTGCGATCGAAGCCAACTGCCGAGCGGTTATTGGCGCTGTATTGATTACGGTACGTTGAGTACCGCACTGCTGGAGCAAATGCCGCGCGACGCCAGTCCGTATCACGTCGCGACCGTTAAAGACTACGTAACGTTCGTCAGGTGCCTGCTCCACGTAGCCAGTGATGAGAGCAGACACACCTGGAACAGTGCCGGCAGCAGTCTCAAAGGAGGCACCGATGCAGAATGGCTGAGATTGCACAAACTGAACGACCTCTTCGGCAAGCGGCAGGGCCAGAAGGTCGCAGCGAAGGTCCATGAGGCGCTCGCCAGGCGGTTTGGGAGCCAAGTCGAATGGCAACGCCCGCCCCGACACCTCGAAGCCTCGAAGATTAGCGTCTACAGCGGATTCTCGAACTCACAGCCTCTGGTAGGCATATTCTGCGCTCTGGGCGAACACGCATGGCCCGATAATGACATTCCGGTTGGAATCGGTTTTCAGGTCCAAGGCGAGCAGTTCAGAAGCTATATCGAATGGCCGAGGCCAGGTCACTTGGCGCAGAAGCCAAACGAAGGGTCCCGCCCGAGCAAGACTGCGGCAATCGCATGGGATCTGTTTTGCGATGAGCGCTGCCCCGTATCGTTCTGGCCACCCGGGCGAGAATCCGGCCCTGAAGATGAATCGATCGACGAGAGGTCCAAGAAGCGTCGACATAAGACGCAATGCCGATTTGGTGTGCAGTTTCAGTATCGGTACAGGCCACTCTCCGAAATTGCAGGCACAGACGTTACTCTCGACAATCTGGCCAAGGCTCTGATTGAGCACGCGGAATCGCTGCTTAAAGACCTCGAGCAGATCGAGTCGTTGCTACAGGACCACCAGGCGAGATACGAGAAATGA
- a CDS encoding IS3 family transposase (programmed frameshift): MNDKRSYSPEVRERAIRMVREQRDQYKSEWAAINSIAEKFGCKAETLRLWIRQDERDSGQRPGPTTEDSEELKRLKRENFELKRANEILRKASAFFGPGGARPRTEVMVAFIDDHRDVYGVEPICQQLPIAASTYHEHKACQACPERRSDRARRDAELKQRIEAIWEENFRVYGARKVWHQLRREGVEVARCTVERLMREMGIQGVSRGAYRRTTRPAPITVCPDDLVRRRFSAKRPNQLWVADFTYVPTWAGFVYTAFVIDVFAKRIVGWKTARSMTTSLVLDALEQALHARGDCDGLIHHSDRGVQYLSIHYTQRLSDAGIDGSVGSTGNSYDNALAETIIGLYKTEVIHHQGPWREASPVEYATLTWVDWFNHRRLLGSIGHVPPAELEAAYYQQLAGQAIAA, from the exons ATGAACGACAAGAGAAGTTACAGCCCGGAAGTCCGGGAACGAGCCATTCGGATGGTGCGTGAGCAGCGTGATCAGTACAAGTCCGAGTGGGCTGCGATCAACTCGATTGCCGAGAAGTTCGGCTGCAAGGCCGAGACTTTGCGGCTGTGGATTCGGCAGGACGAGCGCGATTCGGGTCAACGGCCGGGTCCGACCACCGAGGACAGCGAGGAACTCAAGCGCCTGAAGCGGGAGAACTTCGAGCTCAAGCGGGCCAACGAGATCCTGCGCAAGGCGTCGGCTTTTTTCG GCCCAGGCGGAGCTCGACCGCGAACCGAAGTGATGGTCGCTTTCATCGATGACCACCGAGACGTCTACGGGGTCGAGCCGATCTGCCAGCAGTTGCCGATCGCCGCGTCGACGTACCACGAGCACAAGGCCTGCCAGGCCTGCCCGGAGCGGCGGTCCGATCGCGCCCGGCGCGATGCCGAACTCAAGCAGCGCATCGAGGCAATCTGGGAAGAGAACTTCCGCGTCTACGGGGCGCGCAAGGTCTGGCACCAGCTGCGGCGCGAGGGCGTGGAGGTGGCGCGCTGCACGGTCGAGCGCCTGATGCGCGAGATGGGCATCCAGGGCGTGAGCCGCGGGGCGTATCGCCGAACGACGCGCCCGGCGCCGATCACGGTCTGTCCGGACGATCTGGTCAGGCGGCGGTTCAGCGCCAAGCGCCCGAACCAGCTGTGGGTAGCTGACTTCACCTATGTCCCGACCTGGGCCGGCTTCGTCTACACCGCCTTCGTGATCGACGTCTTTGCCAAGCGGATCGTCGGCTGGAAAACGGCTCGATCGATGACCACCTCGCTGGTGCTCGATGCGCTCGAGCAGGCCCTGCATGCCCGAGGCGACTGCGATGGTCTGATCCACCACAGCGACCGCGGCGTTCAGTATCTGTCGATCCACTACACCCAGCGGCTGAGCGATGCCGGCATCGACGGCTCGGTCGGATCGACTGGGAACTCCTACGACAACGCGCTCGCCGAGACCATCATCGGGCTCTACAAGACCGAGGTTATCCACCATCAGGGGCCTTGGCGTGAGGCGAGCCCGGTCGAATACGCCACGCTGACCTGGGTCGACTGGTTCAATCACCGTCGTCTGCTCGGATCGATCGGCCACGTGCCACCGGCCGAACTCGAGGCAGCGTATTATCAGCAACTCGCGGGTCAGGCCATCGCTGCCTGA
- a CDS encoding DUF1778 domain-containing protein, with translation MATAMNLKPPARDARLDFRLQSEHKRLIEQAAVASGQTVSEFALSRLLDAARETVERATTTQLSRRDREAFLALISEDSEPNQALQAAAERYRRRGG, from the coding sequence ATGGCAACCGCAATGAATCTCAAGCCGCCCGCGCGTGACGCCCGGCTGGATTTCCGACTCCAGAGTGAGCACAAGCGCCTGATCGAGCAGGCGGCGGTGGCCAGTGGCCAGACCGTCTCGGAATTTGCGCTCTCGCGCTTGCTCGATGCGGCTCGCGAGACGGTCGAGCGAGCGACGACCACGCAGCTCAGTCGTCGTGACCGCGAGGCGTTCCTGGCGCTGATCTCCGAAGATTCCGAGCCCAACCAGGCGTTGCAAGCCGCCGCCGAACGCTATCGTCGTCGAGGTGGGTGA
- a CDS encoding DUF2779 domain-containing protein produces MQCPLRLWNDIYRRELATPFSDTQQAIFDRGTAIGELAQERYPGGVLVGFKPWEREEAIAETNRLLSDPAVPAIYEAALEHEGVFVRVDVLARNGDGWDLVEVKASTRPDKEVFQRDAAIQYWVATGAGLTIHQAGILVLNREYVYPGGAYDLDLLFRFGDATDFCREQLEGTGKTVDEFHQVLAAANPPDIAVGEHCFTPYECPYYGSCSEGIETPKHPISDLYRLNGARRERLEALGIEAIPEIPDGFELTPLQERIRQTVLSGEPWISPRLHAVLDEPERPLFYLDFEAWQPALPPYPGMRPFQAIPFQFSAHIESAGGELTHREYLHQEATDPRRALAERLLETVGTRGSIIVYSGYERRMIGELAEHLTDLRDPLLALNARLWDLLPVIRDHYYHPDFRGSFSIKSVLPALIEGEHWSGLSISDGMAAAIAYETALFDESSARREQVFADLREYCALDTLAMVDLMRELRTRATS; encoded by the coding sequence ATGCAGTGCCCCCTTCGCCTATGGAACGACATCTATCGGCGCGAGCTGGCAACACCCTTCTCGGACACCCAGCAAGCGATCTTCGACCGGGGTACGGCCATCGGTGAACTGGCGCAGGAGCGCTACCCAGGTGGGGTGCTCGTCGGCTTCAAGCCCTGGGAGCGCGAGGAGGCCATCGCTGAGACTAATCGCCTGTTGTCCGACCCCGCGGTGCCGGCGATCTACGAGGCCGCCCTGGAGCACGAGGGTGTCTTCGTTCGGGTTGATGTGCTCGCTCGAAATGGAGACGGCTGGGATCTGGTGGAGGTGAAGGCCTCAACGCGCCCGGACAAGGAAGTTTTCCAACGCGACGCGGCCATTCAGTACTGGGTTGCAACAGGCGCAGGCCTGACCATCCACCAGGCGGGCATTCTGGTGCTCAATCGCGAGTATGTCTATCCCGGGGGCGCGTACGATCTTGACCTGCTGTTTCGCTTCGGAGATGCAACCGATTTCTGCCGAGAGCAGCTGGAAGGGACTGGAAAAACTGTCGATGAGTTCCACCAAGTGCTCGCGGCCGCGAATCCGCCTGACATCGCCGTGGGGGAGCACTGCTTTACGCCCTATGAGTGCCCCTATTATGGGTCCTGCTCAGAGGGCATCGAGACCCCCAAGCATCCAATATCGGATCTGTACCGGCTAAACGGCGCACGCCGGGAGCGGCTCGAGGCGCTCGGCATCGAGGCCATTCCGGAGATCCCGGATGGTTTTGAACTCACACCGCTGCAAGAAAGAATCCGCCAGACTGTTCTTTCGGGAGAGCCCTGGATTTCCCCCAGACTCCATGCAGTCTTGGACGAACCCGAGCGGCCGCTCTTCTATCTTGACTTCGAAGCCTGGCAGCCGGCCCTGCCTCCCTATCCTGGCATGCGGCCCTTCCAGGCCATTCCCTTCCAGTTCTCCGCTCATATCGAATCTGCCGGCGGCGAGCTGACCCATCGGGAGTATCTACATCAGGAGGCGACTGATCCGCGGCGCGCCTTGGCCGAAAGGTTGCTCGAGACCGTCGGAACCCGGGGCAGTATCATTGTCTATTCGGGCTATGAGCGCAGGATGATCGGTGAACTCGCCGAGCATCTCACAGACCTCCGTGACCCCCTGCTTGCTCTGAACGCTCGCCTCTGGGACCTGCTTCCGGTCATCCGGGATCACTACTACCACCCCGATTTCAGGGGGTCATTCTCCATCAAGAGCGTGCTGCCAGCGCTCATCGAGGGCGAGCACTGGTCCGGCTTGTCCATCTCGGACGGAATGGCAGCCGCAATCGCCTATGAAACCGCTCTGTTCGACGAGTCCAGCGCGCGACGTGAGCAGGTGTTCGCCGACCTGCGAGAATACTGTGCTCTGGACACGCTGGCAATGGTTGATCTGATGCGAGAACTGCGAACGCGTGCCACGTCATAG
- a CDS encoding WYL domain-containing protein translates to MLATLRAIPRRPPGITSKELKARLAARGYEVSKRTVERDLVKLCDQFPLVTEGSHPEYWSWMPGAPEQALPGHDPMSALTWQLVEEYLQPLLPLSVREELEPQFQSARNFLKEAGSSKLRRWRQRVRYLPRAMPLPPPKIEPDVLEAVYTALLEGRQLEVHYRSRGQKRSRPLTLNPLALVVQETVYYLVTVVEPFEDTVHTALHRMSRPVVLESAVREPEGFDLDAHIQAGRFQYASGRMIRLVARFDEYAAQALLEAPLSADQSAKTLNDGRIEIAATVMESSQLIWWLLGFGSNVEVVEPQELRAALSTEIERLWERYSGDKAVN, encoded by the coding sequence TTGCTGGCCACGCTGAGGGCGATCCCGAGACGGCCTCCGGGCATCACCTCCAAAGAGCTTAAGGCCAGGCTGGCTGCGAGAGGGTACGAAGTCAGCAAGCGGACGGTCGAGCGGGATCTGGTCAAGCTTTGTGACCAGTTCCCGCTCGTTACGGAGGGCTCGCACCCTGAATACTGGTCCTGGATGCCGGGCGCGCCGGAACAAGCGCTGCCGGGCCATGACCCAATGTCGGCGCTGACTTGGCAGCTGGTCGAAGAGTACCTTCAACCGCTCCTGCCTCTCAGCGTCCGGGAAGAGTTGGAGCCCCAGTTTCAGTCGGCCAGAAACTTTCTGAAGGAGGCCGGAAGCAGCAAGCTGCGACGCTGGAGGCAGCGTGTGCGTTACCTGCCGCGGGCGATGCCGCTCCCTCCGCCTAAGATTGAGCCCGATGTGCTCGAGGCGGTCTACACGGCCCTGCTGGAGGGCCGGCAGCTCGAGGTTCACTATCGTTCGCGTGGCCAGAAAAGGTCCAGGCCCCTGACCCTGAATCCTCTGGCGCTCGTCGTGCAGGAGACGGTCTACTACCTGGTTACAGTGGTGGAGCCATTTGAAGACACCGTCCACACCGCCTTGCATCGAATGAGCCGCCCAGTGGTCCTGGAATCGGCTGTCAGAGAGCCAGAAGGCTTTGATCTCGATGCCCACATCCAGGCAGGGCGCTTCCAGTATGCATCCGGTCGAATGATCCGCCTGGTTGCTCGATTCGATGAATATGCAGCCCAGGCCTTGCTGGAGGCGCCGCTATCCGCTGATCAGAGCGCCAAGACATTGAACGATGGGCGAATTGAAATAGCCGCCACCGTCATGGAGTCGAGCCAGCTGATCTGGTGGCTGCTGGGGTTCGGGTCGAATGTAGAAGTAGTGGAGCCCCAGGAACTCAGAGCCGCACTTTCTACGGAGATTGAACGGCTGTGGGAGAGATACTCTGGTGACAAAGCAGTAAATTGA
- a CDS encoding GNAT family N-acetyltransferase, with amino-acid sequence MGDPAWTIEKLSKGHDRKSFDCGVSDLNEYLCRFARQNEAAGISQHFVALGSPGSHEVQGYYALSAGAVAFDHVPPDLRKRLPRYPVPVAHLGRLAVDRSAAGQGLGVHLLVDALARTLRAADEIGIHAVEVVAINDAARSFYLKYGFQPLIDDRHHLYLPIATVKKLNLI; translated from the coding sequence GTGGGTGATCCCGCCTGGACGATCGAGAAGCTGAGCAAGGGGCATGATCGCAAGTCCTTCGACTGTGGCGTCTCGGACCTCAATGAGTATCTTTGCCGGTTTGCGCGCCAGAACGAAGCGGCCGGGATCAGCCAGCACTTCGTGGCCCTGGGTTCCCCGGGCTCGCATGAAGTTCAGGGCTACTATGCGCTCTCGGCAGGTGCCGTAGCGTTTGATCATGTCCCGCCCGACTTGCGCAAGCGCCTGCCGCGTTACCCTGTTCCGGTGGCGCACCTTGGCCGGCTGGCTGTCGATCGATCCGCTGCCGGGCAGGGTCTGGGAGTGCACCTGCTTGTGGATGCCCTGGCCAGAACCCTGCGTGCAGCCGACGAAATTGGAATCCATGCTGTCGAAGTGGTCGCCATCAATGACGCTGCCCGCTCGTTTTACCTGAAGTACGGATTTCAGCCGCTGATCGATGATCGGCATCACCTGTACCTGCCCATTGCAACGGTCAAGAAACTGAATCTCATCTGA
- a CDS encoding DUF2384 domain-containing protein, translated as MTELFSKGFPGEALDRVAHAIAPANPELVESLIGAAAIGPAREGERLGTRESHLVYRLASIWLMAFRGLQDQEMARSFLHSPNPLLFDEIPLELTLKSQEGMNRVMGLLSSYSPSMQPVAYWQE; from the coding sequence ATGACCGAGCTTTTCTCGAAGGGGTTCCCAGGTGAGGCGCTGGATCGCGTTGCACATGCCATTGCCCCGGCAAATCCGGAACTCGTCGAGTCGCTCATAGGAGCCGCAGCGATTGGCCCCGCAAGGGAGGGTGAACGGCTGGGCACCCGAGAGAGCCACCTGGTCTATCGGCTGGCTTCCATCTGGCTCATGGCGTTTCGCGGGCTTCAGGACCAGGAAATGGCCCGAAGCTTCCTGCACTCTCCTAATCCGCTTCTCTTTGACGAGATCCCGCTCGAATTGACCCTCAAGAGCCAGGAAGGGATGAATCGAGTGATGGGACTCCTCTCGTCGTACAGCCCGTCGATGCAGCCCGTAGCCTATTGGCAGGAGTAG
- a CDS encoding NAD(P)/FAD-dependent oxidoreductase, producing the protein MADKTYDLIVIGTGTAASVTAFGCRKAGWSVAIADHRPFGGTCALRGCDPKKMLIAATEVIDSYERMSGIETVKGKLSIDWPGLQRHRRSFTDSVPDKREQAYAKKGIDTYHGRARFTGANSIEVDGKTLKAEHIVIAAGAEPARLPIEGFAHLALSDDFLELKTLPRRIVLVGGGYIGFEFAHIAARAGAEVTILNRGKQLLAGFDPDLVEMLVERTRALGVDVRPGHEVKTVRKLGDSFEVEAEGPEGQVTIETDLAIHSGGRGPALEALDLDAANIACDKGKLSLDEHFRSTSNPAIYAAGDAAGGPLPLTPVATLEAHAVVDNLLENKDATVDYTGIPSVVFTLPSLARVGLLEAEAKEQGLHFKVKHESVPGWFTARRVNEPCYAYKILVEETSGKILGAHLVGPEASEVINLFGFAMRSSMTADDLKYATFAYPTAASDIESMLP; encoded by the coding sequence ATGGCCGATAAAACGTATGACCTGATCGTAATTGGCACCGGCACTGCCGCCAGCGTCACCGCCTTTGGCTGTCGCAAGGCCGGCTGGTCGGTCGCGATTGCTGACCATCGCCCGTTTGGCGGCACCTGCGCGTTGCGCGGCTGCGACCCGAAGAAGATGCTGATCGCGGCCACCGAGGTGATCGACAGCTACGAGCGAATGAGCGGTATCGAGACGGTGAAGGGCAAGCTTTCCATCGACTGGCCCGGACTTCAGCGCCACAGGCGCTCCTTCACCGATTCGGTGCCGGACAAGCGCGAGCAGGCGTATGCCAAAAAAGGCATCGATACTTATCACGGCCGCGCCCGGTTCACTGGCGCGAACTCGATCGAGGTGGACGGCAAAACGCTCAAGGCCGAACACATCGTCATCGCCGCCGGCGCCGAACCGGCCCGGCTGCCCATCGAAGGCTTCGCGCACCTTGCCCTGAGCGACGACTTCCTGGAGCTAAAAACCCTGCCGCGCCGCATCGTGCTGGTCGGCGGCGGCTATATCGGCTTCGAGTTCGCCCATATCGCGGCACGCGCCGGCGCTGAGGTCACGATTCTCAATCGAGGGAAGCAGCTGCTGGCCGGTTTCGATCCGGATCTGGTGGAGATGCTGGTCGAGCGTACACGCGCGCTCGGCGTGGATGTGCGTCCGGGGCACGAAGTCAAGACCGTGCGCAAGCTTGGCGACAGCTTTGAGGTGGAAGCTGAAGGGCCCGAGGGTCAAGTCACCATCGAAACAGACCTGGCCATTCATAGCGGCGGCCGCGGACCGGCCTTGGAGGCGCTTGACCTGGATGCCGCCAACATCGCCTGCGACAAAGGCAAGCTGAGCCTCGACGAGCATTTTCGCAGCACGTCCAATCCCGCGATTTATGCCGCCGGCGATGCTGCCGGCGGGCCGCTGCCGCTGACCCCCGTGGCTACATTGGAAGCCCACGCGGTGGTCGATAACCTGCTGGAGAACAAAGACGCGACGGTCGACTACACCGGCATCCCCAGCGTCGTGTTTACGCTGCCGTCGCTGGCCCGCGTGGGCCTGCTCGAGGCCGAGGCCAAGGAGCAAGGCCTGCACTTCAAAGTTAAGCACGAAAGCGTGCCCGGCTGGTTCACCGCGCGACGCGTCAACGAGCCGTGCTATGCGTACAAGATTCTGGTCGAAGAGACCAGCGGGAAGATTCTCGGCGCCCACCTGGTCGGCCCGGAAGCCAGTGAGGTGATCAATCTGTTCGGCTTTGCGATGCGCAGCAGCATGACGGCTGACGACCTCAAGTACGCGACCTTCGCTTATCCTACGGCGGCTTCCGACATCGAGTCCATGCTCCCCTGA